One part of the Vitis riparia cultivar Riparia Gloire de Montpellier isolate 1030 chromosome 8, EGFV_Vit.rip_1.0, whole genome shotgun sequence genome encodes these proteins:
- the LOC117920944 gene encoding transcription factor bHLH48-like: protein MERIAGTGGRSGSTGGEKEEIGAESFLFGEEIQRLMTGPPENGSSFTALLGLPANQAMELLHSQESDTAPTELSGEAWRDNHMNPHKLYYCSPTFPANTTLIDRAARFSVFAAGENSPETSSVPSNSSLKVKNEPTDTDSNPNSLPPLISNPTVENKNQRSTKRKEREKKAKGSTKKCKNASNETSEEAEKLPYVHVRARRGEATDSHSLAERARREKINARMKLLQELVPGCNKISGTALVLDEIISHVQSLQRQVEFLSMRLAAVNPRIDFNLDSLLAPESGSLVDSNFPSMVMPLMWPDVQANDNRQPYQQLWNDDTLHQPVWGREEDPHNFIAPEHSLLSYDSSANSGSLQSNQLKMEL from the exons ATGGAGCGAATTGCAGGAACCGGAGGTAGATCCGGGAGTACCGGAGGCGAGAAGGAGGAAATCGGAGCTGAGTCGTTCCTATTTGGCGAGGAAATTCAAAGACTGATGACTGGTCCGCCGGAGAATGGAAGCTCCTTCACGGCACTCCTCGGACTTCCGGCGAATCAAGCCATGGAGCTCTTGCACTCGCAGGAATCTGACACAGCTCCCACCGAACTCTCCGGCGAGGCGTGGAGAGATAACCATATGAATCCTCACAAACTCTACTACTGTTCCCCGACATTTCCGGCGAACACCACTCTCATCGACCGCGCCGCGAGGTTCTCCGTCTTCGCCGCCGGCGAAAACTCGCCGGAAACCAGCTCAGTCCCGTCGAATTCCTCGCTCAAAGTTAAGAATGAACCCACCGATACAGACTCGAACCCTAATTCATTACCGCCGTTGATCTCCAATCCAACGGTTGAGAACAAGAATCAGCGATCAACGAAGCGAAAGGAGCGAGAGAAGAAG GCCAAAGGGTCGACGAAAAAGTGCAAAAACGCATCGAATGAGACCTCCGAAGAGGCCGAGAAGCTTCCGTACGTTCACGTTCGAGCTCGTCGCGGCGAAGCCACTGATAGCCATAGCTTAGCAGAAAGG GCTAGGAGAGAGAAGATTAACGCCCGGATGAAGCTTCTTCAAGAGCTGGTCCCCGGTTGTAATAAG ATTTCAGGTACAGCTTTAGTGCTGGATGAAATTATCAGCCACGTACAATCCCTACAACGCCAAGTAGAG TTCTTATCTATGAGACTTGCGGCAGTAAACCCGAGAATTGATTTCAACCTTGACAGTTTATTGGCTCCAGAA AGTGGATCTCTGGTCGACAGTAACTTCCCTAGCATGGTCATGCCACTGATGTGGCCAGATGTCCAAGCCAATGATAACAGACAACCTTATCAACAGCTATGGAATGATGACACACTTCACCAGCCAGTTTGGGGAAGGGAAGAGGACCCCCATAATTTCATTGCTCCAGAGCACTCGCTTTTGAGTTATGACTCCTCGGCAAATTCAG GGTCTCTGCAGTCAAACCAGCTGAAAATGGAGCTGtga
- the LOC117920544 gene encoding exo-poly-alpha-D-galacturonosidase has product MGATLFHITLFFLLFSIVQSRLYTLPQPIIQLPHLFSVADYGAIGDGLHYDTAAIQATIDACHSAGGGQIRFPPGTYLTATVYLKSGVYLVVEEGAKILGGTKLEDYPEESRRWYVVLAENATDVGITGGGVIDGHGMKFVKRFEEAKNVMVSWNETGACLGDECRPRLVGFLGCRNVRVWNIRLNEPAYWCLHLVGCDNTSIHDVSIYGDFNTPNNDGIDIEDSNNTVITRCSISTGDDSICPKTSNGPLYNLTVTNCWLQSRSSAIKLGSGSFYDFKGLVFDNITIDDSHRGLGMQIRDGGDVSDVTFSNMNIKTRYYEPALWWGRAEPIYITTCPRDSNSKEGSISNIRFINISATSENGVFLSGSKAGLLSNLRFQNVNFTYRRWTNFPDDLVDYRPGCRGLVKHSPAGMIMEHIDGLELENVNMRWSGVIQNKRWNNPLDFLPSTVNNISFLNFQSGSDSVREIRAPREGSIV; this is encoded by the exons ATGGGAGCTACGCTCTTCCACATCACGCTCTTCTTTCTCCTATTTTCCATCGTCCAATCACGGCTCTACACGTTGCCACAACCAATCATTCAACTCCCCCACCTCTTCTCTGTCGCCGACTACGGAGCCATCGGCGATGGCCTGCACTACGACACAGCCGCGATCCAGGCGACAATCGACGCCTGCCACTCCGCCGGAGGCGGCCAAATCAGGTTCCCCCCGGGGACCTATCTCACCGCCACGGTCTACCTCAAATCCGGGGTGTACCTGGTGGTGGAAGAAGGCGCGAAGATACTCGGCGGCACGAAGCTGGAGGACTATCCGGAGGAGAGCAGGCGGTGGTACGTGGTGTTGGCGGAAAACGCGACGGATGTGGGGATAACGGGCGGAGGAGTGATCGATGGACATGGAATGAAGTTCGTGAAGAGGTTTGAGGAGGCGAAGAATGTGATGGTGAGTTGGAACGAGACTGGAGCTTGCTTGGGAGATGAGTGTAGGCCGAGACTCGTGGGATTCCTTGGTTGCAGGAATGTTAGGGTTTGGAATATCCGCTTGAATGAACCGGCCTACTGGTG CCTGCACTTGGTAGGGTGTGATAACACATCAATTCATGATGTTTCCATTTATGGAGACTTCAATACCCCAAACAATGATGGGATAGATATAGAGGATTCAAATAACACAGTCATCACTAGATGCAGCATTAGCACAGGAGATGACTCTATCTGTCCAAAGACATCCAATGGCCCACTCTATAACTTAACGGTCACAAACTGTTGGCTTCAAAGTAGATCCTCAGCAATCAAACTTGGCAGTGGTAGTTTTTATGATTTCAAGGGTCTGGTGTTTGACAATATCACCATTGATGATTCCCATAGAGGACTCGGAATGCAGATACGTGATGGAG GAGATGTTAGTGATGTTACCTTCTCCAACATGAACATCAAAACTAGATACTACGAGCCAGCATTATGGTGGGGAAGAGCAGAGCCAATCTACATCACAACCTGCCCACGAGACTCCAACTCAAAAGAAGGTTCCATCTCAAACATACGCTTTATCAACATCTCTGCAACTTCTGAAAATGGCGTCTTCTTGTCGGGTTCCAAAGCTGGACTCCTCAGCAACTTGAGATTCCAGAATGTGAATTTTACTTACAGAAGATGGACCAATTTTCCAGATGATTTAGTAGACTACAGACCAGGATGCCGGGGGCTTGTCAAACACAGCCCAGCCGGTATGATCATGGAACACATTGATGGTTTGGAGCTGGAAAACGTTAATATGAGATGGTCTGGTGTTATCCAAAACAAGAGGTGGAACAACCCTCTAGACTTCCTGCCTTCAACTGTGAATAAcatttctttccttaatttcCAATCTGGTTCCGATTCAGTGAGGGAGATCAGAGCCCCGAGGGAAGGATCTATAGTTTAA
- the LOC117920543 gene encoding putative pentatricopeptide repeat-containing protein At3g13770, mitochondrial, whose translation MIWKITSLIFHRPKQVLSSISNPFSRQRILLSTFPANSPDLKTLCSNGQLKEALLEMGIQGLEVEFQGYDSVLTECISQTAIREGQRVHAHMIKTCYEPPVYLRTRLIVLYNKCQCLGDARRVLDEMPERNVVSWTAMISGYSQRGYASEALHLFVEMLMSGTAPNEFTFATVLTSCTSSSGFQLGRQIHSLVIKTSFQSHIFVGSSLLDMYAKAGKICEARGVFDGLPERDVVSCTAIISGYAQLGLDEEALDLFRRLQREGMRSNYVTYASVLTALSGLAALDHGRQVHSHVLRAKLPFYVVLQNSLIDMYSKCGSLTYSRRIFDSMPERTVISWNAMLVGYSKHGLGREAVELFKLMKEENKVKPDSVTFLAVLSGCSHGGMEDRGLEIFYEMVNQKDGFEPEIEHYGCVVDLFGRAGRVEEAFEFIKKMPFEPTAAIWGSLLGACRVHQNVHIGEFVARRLLEIEPENAGNYVILSNLYASAGRWDAVRTVRELMKEKAVIKEPGRSWIELDQTLHTFHASDRSHPRKEEVFAKVRELSIKIKEAGYIPELSCVLYDVDDEQKEKILQGHSEKLALAFGLICTPGGTSVRIIKNLRICVDCHNFAKFLSRVYCREVSLRDKNRFHHIVGGTCSCGDYW comes from the exons ATGATCTGGAAAATCACCAGCTTGATTTTCCATCGTCCCAAACAAGTGCTTTCTTCCATCTCCAACCCATTCAGCCGCCAACGAATCCTCCTCTCCACATTCCCGGCAAATTCACCAGATTTGAAAACCTTATGCTCCAACGGTCAACTAAAAGAGGCCCTGTTGGAAATGGGCATTCAAGGCCTTGAAGTGGAGTTTCAAGGCTACGATTCAGTCTTAACTGAGTGTATAAGCCAAACAGCCATTAGAGAAGGCCAAAGGGTCCATGCCCATATGATCAAAACCTGTTATGAACCGCCTGTGTACCTTAGGACTAGGTTGATTGTTTTGTATAATAAGTGTCAGTGTTTAGGTGATGCAAGGCGGGTGCTCGATGAAATGCCGGAAAGGAATGTAGTCTCTTGGACTGCGATGATCTCAGGTTATTCTCAGAGGGGTTATGCCTCAGAAGCCTTGCATCTTTTTGTAGAGATGCTAATGTCAG GTACAGCCCCTAATGAGTTCACTTTTGCAACGGTGCTTACTTCTTGTACAAGCAGTTCCGGGTTTCAGCTAGGAAGGCAAATCCACTCTCTCGTTATCAAGACCAGTTTTCAATCACATATATTTGTTGGGAGCTCGCTTCTGGACATGTATGCGAAAGCTGGTAAGATTTGTGAAGCTCGTGGAGTTTTTGATGGTTTGCCAGAAAGGGATGTTGTTTCTTGTACTGCTATAATCTCAGGCTATGCACAGCTGGGTCTTGATGAAGAGGCATTAGATTTATTCCGTAGATTGCAGAGGGAGGGAATGAGGTCAAATTATGTTACTTATGCTAGTGTTTTAACTGCATTATCTGGGCTTGCTGCATTGGATCACGGCAGACAAGTTCACAGTCATGTTCTTCGGGCCAAACTGCCCTTCTATGTGGTTCTTCAGAATTCTCTGATCGATATGTACTCAAAATGTGGAAGCCTCACATACTCAAGAAGGATCTTTGATAGCATGCCTGAGAGAACTGTCATCTCATGGAATGCCATGCTTGTGGGATATAGCAAACATGGTCTGGGAAGAGAGGCTGTTGAGCTTTTCAAATTGatgaaggaagaaaataaagtcAAACCTGATAGCGTCACTTTTTTGGCTGTTCTATCTGGTTGCAGCCATGGAGGGATGGAAGATAGAGggcttgaaattttttatgagaTGGTGAACCAGAAAGATGGATTTGAGCCAGAGATTGAGCATTATGGGTGTGTTGTTGATTTGTTTGGGCGTGCAGGCCGCGTGGAAGAGGCTTTCGAATTTATCAAAAAGATGCCTTTTGAGCCAACTGCTGCTATTTGGGGTTCACTTTTAGGTGCTTGTAGGGTTCACCAGAATGTTCACATTGGGGAATTTGTGGCTCGTCGACTCTTAGAAATTGAGCCTGAAAATGCTGGGAATTATGTTATTCTTTCCAATTTGTATGCTTCTGCAGGGAGATGGGACGCTGTAAGAACGGTCAGGGAGTTGATGAAGGAGAAGGCTGTGATAAAGGAGCCTGGGAGAAGTTGGATTGAGCTTGATCAAACTCttcatacttttcatgcaagtGATCGATCCCATCCAAGAAAGGAAGAGGTATTTGCCAAGGTGAGGGAGTTATCAATCAAGATCAAGGAAGCTGGTTATATTCCTGAATTGAGTTGTGTTTTGTATGATGTGGATGATGAACAGAAGGAAAAAATACTCCAAGGTCACAGTGAAAAACTGGCATTAGCTTTTGGGCTGATTTGTACACCTGGAGGAACATCAGTCCGGATCATAAAAAACCTTCGGATTTGTGTTGATTGCCACAATTTTGCCAAGTTTTTGTCAAGGGTTTATTGTAGAGAAGTGTCTTTGAGGGATAAGAACCGCTTCCATCATATCGTTGGAGGAACCTGTTCTTGTGGAGATTACTGGTGA
- the LOC117919830 gene encoding uncharacterized protein LOC117919830: MPSAKPFTSAAGALRNRLLPSLRTRGGGESGPSRWTSPGHQDRPNGYLFNRTPLPPGQTRQWEDWELPCYVTSFLTVIILGVGLSAKPDLTIETWAHQKALERLASESSGSE; encoded by the coding sequence ATGCCTTCTGCTAAACCCTTCACCTCAGCCGCGGGCGCCCTCCGAAACCGCCTTCTCCCCAGCCTCCGCACAAGAGGCGGTGGCGAATCAGGCCCAAGTCGGTGGACAAGCCCCGGCCATCAGGATCGCCCGAATGGCTACCTATTCAACCGGACTCCGCTACCACCCGGACAGACGCGACAATGGGAAGATTGGGAACTTCCTTGCTACGTCACCTCATTCCTCACTGTCATCATCCTTGGCGTTGGCCTCAGTGCCAAGCCCGATCTCACCATCGAAACTTGGGCTCACCAGAAAGCCCTTGAACGCCTCGCTTCCGAGTCATCTGGATCCGAGTGA